In Geitlerinema sp. PCC 9228, the genomic window TAAAGCAATCAATCCACCTTCCTTGGGAGCATCAAAAGCAAACAAAACCAAAGAAAAACAAAGACCATCTTGGATAAAAATTAGCCATAGAGGCAATCCCCGCAAGCGGAAAAACCATCCCATTTGGACCAATTGCAGCACCAAAGCCAGCAATCCGCCTACAATGCCAATCAACCAAACCAACCATTGGGGGGAATCCGCCGTAGAAGCGATCGCTATACTCATCACAGCCCCCACCAAGGGACTAAACAAAAATTGAACGATTTGTAATGCCCTTTGCCCCAACCGTTTTTTAGAAGCAAACAATTCAAATAAGGACCAACTAACCAAAACCCCCACCACCAATCGCGGCGGCAGGGCATTCAAAAGCGGTACTTGCGACCACAAGCGATCGCTTTGCAGCAAACCAATTAACAACAAAGGGAGGGCAATCCGGAATCCAGCAGCAGCAGCGCCAGATAAAGCAGCTAAAACTTCAATCATAAGAACGATTTATTTACTTGTACCAAGTCATATGAAATTCTGCTGTAAACCTATGGAGAAGAACCCCGTGTAAGTCACACTTGCTAAGGGAGACAGCGACCCAACGGAGGAGCTCAGGGCATCGCAGCCGGGGGTCTGAGAGCGATTCAATCTATTCAAACGAATTTCATATTAGAAATCAATTGAGATTTTGTAGTAACGCATCTAGGCTAAAATAGTAGGTAAAGCATGAGGATAAATCCATTATCAATCCCAGTCTCAAATATACAGTTTATCTAAACGCCTCAACAATGAGAAAACTTGAGTCGTTTAACTGGGAATGGTTCTGCTCCGGCTAAAAAAATTTTGTATGCTCAGGTTTTGCTCATAGCTGACCAAGACATCCTCAAGAGCGTTGGAAAGATACCCAAATTGGGGAAGCTTTGGAGTTGCACGTGAACACAGTGTCCAGAATTCAGAAGAACTTCGTTTGATTTGGCTGGCAAGCAGTAGGGAGGTTCACGCGTTCACTGGTTTCAACTGAAGGCTGGAATGCCCCACACTTGGTAGAATTGAATATCCTTTTCTGGCTGTCATTTTCGTTGGCGTT contains:
- a CDS encoding DUF4126 domain-containing protein, whose product is MIEVLAALSGAAAAGFRIALPLLLIGLLQSDRLWSQVPLLNALPPRLVVGVLVSWSLFELFASKKRLGQRALQIVQFLFSPLVGAVMSIAIASTADSPQWLVWLIGIVGGLLALVLQLVQMGWFFRLRGLPLWLIFIQDGLCFSLVLFAFDAPKEGGLIALLLLWLAIRSSKAWYRWYVGADTGSVRTKTRKRRHRSSGQDS